The Polyangium mundeleinium genome contains the following window.
CCCACCCATGGTGACGACTCATGACGGCCAAGGACGGGCTTCGCGAAAACATCCGCGCGGCGTTGCTCGACAACATCGGGCTGAAGATCCTGTCGCTCCTCTGCGCGCTCGGGATCTACGCGTTCATCCACGGCGCCGAGAACGCGCAGCGCACGTTCTCGGTCAGCGTCGTGACGATCATGCCGCCGGACAGCGCGAACCGGCAGCTCATGACGCAGATCCCGAACGAGGTGAAGGTCACGCTGCGCGGCTCGCGCACGCAGCTCGACGACCTGCGCAGCGACGATCTCGGCACGCTCCAGCTCAACCTGCGCAGCGGGCGCGAGACGAACCTCGACCTCAAGCCGAGCATGTTCCGCGTGCCCACGGGCGTGCAGATCGAAGAGGTCCAGCCGCCCTCGATCGAGCTGCGCTGGGACGACGTCGTCGAGCGCGAGATCCCGGTGCAGATCGCGCGCACGGGTGATCCGGCGCCGACGTTCGCGGTGAAGGGCGTGATCGGCTCCGAGCCGAAGGTCGCGCGGGCGCGGGGCGCTCGCTCGATCGTGGACGTCATGCAGTACGCGCGCGCGGCGCCGTTCGACGTGACGGGCTTGACCGAGGGCGTCTACCGCCGGCCGCTCCCGCTCGACAAGCCGCCGAAGCTCGTGAGCTACGACGTCGAGAGCGTGATCGCGACGGTCGAGATCGCGCGCGAGCTCGCGAAGAAGGAGTTCGCGAACCTGCGCGTGGAGGTCGTGGGCCTGCCGCGCGCCGTGACGACGCCGCCCACGGTGAAGGTGCGCCTCGTCGGATCGAACGAGGACGTGAACGCCGTCTCGCCCGAGTCGCTCGTGCCGCGTGTCGAGCCGAAGAGCTCCGGCGCGGATGTGAGCAAGCCGGGCAGCGTGTACCTCGACGTGCTGCTCGAGGTGCCGCACGTGAAGGTCGTGGTCGATCCGCCGAAGGTGCTCGTGAAGTGGTGAAGGTTCGTCCCGAGGCGGGCTCGCTGCGCGACCCCGCAGAGCAGCGAGCCCTTCGCTGCTCTAGCGCTCGGGGATCTTGATCTCCCCGCGGATCACGCGCTGCGCGAGCGCCTCGACCTTCTGCTTCGTGTCCTCCGGGATGCCCGCGGCGTGGGGCCCTTCGTCGACGTACCCGACGGCGCCCTCGGCGAGGCCGAACGTGCGCAGCCCGGCCTGGAAGCGGCCCTCGGCCACGTCGCGGATCGTGTCGAAGACGGCGACGTCGCCGCGCTTGATCATGCTCGTCAGCACGGTGCCGGGCATCTCGTCGTGTTGATCGGCGTCGACGCCGATCGCCTTCACGCCCATGTCGCGCGACGCCTCGAAGACGCCGTGCCCCGTCGTCCCCGCCGCGTGGTAGACGATGTCCGCGCCCGCGGCGATCTCGCTGTTCGCGAGCGCCTTGCCCTTCACCGGATCGCGGAACGCCTCGGGGGTCGTGCCCGCGAACGCTGCGTGCACCTCGCAGCGCGGACAAACCTCGTGCACGCCCGCGCGGTAGCCCGCCTCGAACTTGCGAATGAGCGGGATGTCCATGCCGCCGACGAACCCCACGTGGCCCGTCTTCGACATGAGCCCCGCGACCGCGCCGACGAGGAACGAGCCTTCTTCTTCGCGGAAACGAAGCCCCGAGACGTTCGGCGGCATCGCGCCTTCCATCGGCGGCGCGTAGTCGATGCAGGCGAAGCGCGTGCTCGGGAAATCACGCGCCACCACGTTCACGTCGGTCGAGAAGATGAACCCCACGCCGATCACGAGGTCGAAGCCGCGCGCCCCGAAGAGGCGCATCGCCGCCTCGCGATCCTCCGAGCCGCTCGGCTCGAGCACCTCCGTCGTCACGCCGAGCTCGCGCGCCGCGCGTGACAGCCCCTCGTAGGCCGCGTCGTTGAAGCTCTTGTCGCCGCGTCCGCCGACGTCGAACACGAGGCCCACGCGCACGTTCGCGTGCGGGCCCTCCGGCCGCGGCTCCTCCGCGCGCGCCGGAAGGAGCGTCGACGCGGCCGCCGCGAGCGACACGACGAGCGTGACCACGGTCAGCCGTGATGCGGCAGGGGGGCTCCTTTCGGCCATGAAACGAGGCTAGCGCAGACGCTCCCTCGATGGAGCGGCGGAGCTTCGTGCCCGCGGTATAGTTCGCATCCTCGATGCGCCCGGCCGTCCTCCTCGTCCTCGCCGCGCTCGCGTTTGCGGTGCCCGCCGGCGCACAGACCGATGCGAAGCCTGCGCTGCTCGATCGCGTGGTCGTCCGCTGGCATGCGCCCGAGACGGGCGGCGTCGCGCGTCCGCAGTTCGTCTACGAGCGCGAGCTCGCGTTCGAAGCGCGCATCGAGGCGATGGCCGATCCGGATCCGGATCCCGCGCCGTTCACGGATCGCCACGTCCGCGCGGCGCTCGATCGCCACATCGCCGAGACGCTCCTCGCAAGCTTGCCCGTCCTGCCTGCGCCCGACGCGACCGAGATCGCGAGCCGCGCCGAGTCCGCCCGCGCGGTGCTCGAGCAACGCGTGAAGGGGCGCGACAAGCTCATCGCCGCGGCCAAGGCCGAGGGGATCGGCTCGGACGAGATCGACGCGCTCCTGCGCCGCCACGCCCGCGCGAGCATTTACCTCGACCGCATGGTCGCGCCGATGCTCGCGCCGAGCGACCCGGAGCTCCGAGCGCTCTTGCGCACGGGCACGACGCCGTTCACGGGTCGTCCGTACGAACAGGTCTCCGTCGCGCTCGGTCGGTGGGTCGTGGCGCAGCGGCTCGGCGAGGCGATCGCGAGTTACTTCCAGACCGCGCGCTCTCGCGTGACGGTCACGATCGTTCGCTCGCGCTAGCGCGCGTGTCAGGACGAAGCGGAGCGCGCTTCGCCGCCGACGATCTCTTGCGAGGCGGGAGCGGGCTCCTCCTCGGTGTGCGCGTGGCTGCCCTCGTAGTGATGGGCGAACGAGCGCGCGGCGCGGCGTGCCTTCAGGAACTCTGCGAAGGCCGTGAGCGTGTCGAGGTCCCGCGGGCCGAGCGCATCGGCGATGTCGCGTAGGTTCTTGCGCAGCGTCTCCACGCTCTTGCCACGGCGCAGCTCGCGCGGCGGTTCTTCGCGGAGCTCGCGCGTGCTCGGGACGGGCGGGGCGACGGGGGCGTCCGCAGGTTGGCCTTCCGCGCCCGTGCGCGAGGGCGGCTGCTCGGGCACCCACACGGGACGCGCGATCGGGTTCAGCGCGTGCGCGTTCAACCACGCTTCCATGAAGATGCGGAGCCGCTCGCTGCGGAACGAGAACCAGCGCTCGCGCTCCGGGCCGTAGCTCATCAGCACGTCCTTGAAGCGGCGGAAGGCGCCTTTTCCGTCGATCGCTTGCGTCAGCTTTCCCTGCAGCTCCGGGTCCTCCACCATCGGGATGAAGCGCTCCATCCAGCGGTACTGCTCGCGGGAGCTCACCGGATCGATGCGGAGGTAGTTCGGATCGGCCGCGATGCGCGCGTGCATCTGTGGGTCTGCGACTCCGTCGACGACGCGCAGGACGTCACCCGTCACGAGGTGAAGGTAAGAGTGGACCTCGGGCGCGTTGTTCTCGAACGCGTCCTCCAGCGCCTCCCAATCGATCGGGATGTCCCGGTAGACCACCCCCGAGGTGGAAGGATTTTCAGGCTTCGGCATTTCCTCCTCATCGAGCGACACGACCCGACGTGTGGCGGGCCGGCCGGGCCTCTGCAGGGGAACCAAGTGAGAACGGGAGCTCTCCGTTGACATAGAATTTTACGCTCTGTGAGGTCGCTTTGGGGTGAACTCTCGCAACATAGTGCCTGTTCCCCAGGCCGGAAGCTCGGCCATCTCCGTGCGATGGGCGCCGCCGCGACGGATTCGTCCAAGGCGTCGGGTGTGCCGGCTTGCCAAGCGTCCCACGTCTGGCATCCGAAAACAGCGAAGTAGCAGGTTCGCGCCGGAAATGCTCGTCCAGCGAACGGCCGAGCGTGTCTGGCCGGAGTTCGTCTGTCCCGGGCGGCGGATCCCGCGCCTCAAGCGCGCGACGACCGGGCGCGGGCGACGGCGTCGGCCCAGCGGGCGAGGTGGGCATTTCGTTCCTCCTGGGGCATTCCGACCTCGAACGTCCGCTCGACCCGGGACATACGGGCGGCATCCCGCATGCCGCTGAAGAGGCCGGCGCCGACGCCGGCGAGCATGGCGGCGCCCCGGGCGGTCGATTCGAGCTCGATCGGGCGCTCGATCGTGAGGGCCGCGGTGTCGGCCTGGTATTGCATGAGGAGATCGTTGTTCGCGGCGCCGCCGTCGACACGCATGCGGCCGAGGGGCTTGCCGAGGTCGTCGCACATGGCGCGGAGCAGGTCCGTCACTTCGAGCGCGATGCCTTCGAGCGTGGCGCGCGCGAGGTGCGCCTTCGTCGTGCCGCGCGTGATGCCGTGGATGAGGCCGCGCGCGTCCGGATCCCAGTACGGCGCGCCGAGGCCCGAAAGCGCGGGCACGAACGTCACGCCCTCGCTCGACGGGACGCTCGCGGCGAGCGGCTCGATCTCGGCCGCGCTCCGGATGATGCCGAGGCCGTCGCGGAGCCACTGCACGGCCGCGCCTGCGATGAACGCGCTGCCTTCGAGGGCGAAGACGACCTCGCTGCCGACCTTCCAGCCCACCGTCGTGAGCAACCCGAAGCGGCTCGCGATCGGCTGCGCGCCGATGTTGACGAGGACGAAGGCGCCCGTGCCGTACGTGCATTTCGCGTCGCCCGTATCGAAGCAGGCCTGGCCGAAGAGCGCGGCTTGTTGATCGCCCGCGATGCCCGTGATCGGCACGCCGTCGGGCAGGTGCGGAAAGCCCAGCGTCTTCGCGATGAGCCCGGCCGAGTCGACGATCTTCGGAAGCACCGAGCGCGGGGCGCGGAAGAGCTCGAGCATCGCGTCGTCCCAATCGAGCGTCGCGAGGCTCATGAGCAGCGTGCGCGAGGCGTTCGTCACGTCGGTCGCGTGCACGGGCGAGCCGCCCATCGCGCCGCCGGACAGGCGCCAGACGAGGTAGCTGTCGACGGTGCCGAACGCGAGCTCGCCACGCTCGGCGCGCTCGCGGGCGCCCTCGACGTTGTCGAGCAGCCACGTGAGCTTCGTGCCGCTGAAGTACGGATCGAGCACGAGGCCGGTCGTGCGTTTCACGGCGGGCTCGTGGCCACCTTCGCGCAAACGCGCGCACGCGTCCGCGGTACGTCGGTCTTGCCAGACGATCGCGCGGTGGATCGGCTTGTCGGTCGCGCGTTGCCAGACGAGCGTGGTCTCGCGCTGGTTCGTGATACCCACGGCGGCGATGCGATCGCCTTTGACGCCGGCCGAGCCGAGCGCGGCCTCGACCGATTCGAGCACGCTTTGCCAGATGTCTTCGGGCTCGTGCTCGACGAGGCCGGGGCGCGGGAAGTGCTGTGGGAACTCGCGCGTCGCGCGCCCGCGCGTCGTCCCTGCTGTGTCGAGCACGAGGGCGGTCGTCCCGGTCGTCCCTTGGTCGATCGCGAGCAGAAGGTCGGCGGCCATGGTTTCGGGCCTAGCCCGGCGGCCGCGCTGGGGGAAGGACGATCGGCGCGTCGAACCTCTCGCTTAATTCCACGAGAAGGAATACACTTCTGCCCGTACCCGTTCGGCGGCCGTCTGCATTCGTGCGGGCAGGGCCTCCCGTGGTTCTCGGAATGCAAGCGCAACGGCTCACCTGATGGCTCGACTGATCCTGCAGACCGCCGAAGGGCAGCAGGCCATCGAGCTGCGGCCCGTGAACTCGTTGGGGCGCCACCCCAACAACTCGATCCAGCTGCTCGACAAGATTGTCTCCAAGGAGCACTGCATCATCGAGCTCCGCGGAGCGCAGTTTTACCTGCGTGATCTGGGCAGCCTGAACGGGACGTTCGTCAACAACGAACGCGTTCGCGGCGAGGCACCGCTGAAGCACGGCGACGAGATCGCCCTCGGATCGACGCGTGGCCGCTTCGATGACACGCCGTCGCCGGTCGCAGGCGCGGCCGGGGGACTGCCGCCCGCGCCGCCTCCGCAGCCGCAGCCGCAAGCGTGGGCCGCGACGCCGCAGCCCGCGCCCGTCGCGCCTTCCCCGCTTGCACAGTCCGCGCACGTCCTTCCCGCGTTGCCCGCTGCTGCGCAGGCGAACCGGCCACCGCAGGGCGCCTTCGCGCCGCCGCCGATGCCGCCGCGTCCGCCGCCGCAAGCCGGTCCCGTCGCGCCGAACCTGCCGCCGCGTCCGCAGGGGCCTGGGCTCCCCGCGCCGAACCCCGCGCTCGGCATCCCGAGCGCGAACCCCAACATGACGATGATGGGGAAGGGCTCGGGCGCGCACACGTTCATCACGGGCCCGCACTCGTACGTCGCGCAGGGCACGCGCATCGATCTGAACGATCAAGCGCGCCAGATCGGCACGCAGATCGCCGCGGTCGAAAAGGGGTTTTTGCCCTTCGACCGCCTCGCGAGTGATCTCAACCAGCTCCGCGCCGACTACGAGCGGCTGCGCCTGTCGCACGAGCTCGCGCGCGACATCGCCTCCGAGCGCGACACGTCGAAGCTGCTCGACAAGATCCTCGCGAGCATCATCAAGTTCATCAAGGCCGACCGCGGGGTGATGTTCCTCCGCGACGACAACAACGGCGAGCTCATGCCGCGCGCCTCGCAGCGGCGCGACGGCACCACGGCGCCGATCAGCGTCTCGTCGACGATCCTGAACCACGTGGTCAAGGAGCGCGCGGCCGTCCTCACGCACGACGCGGCCATGGACTTCGCGGCCTCCAAGGGCAAGAGCATGATCCTGAACCGGATCAGCTCGGCCATCGTCGTGCCGCTCGTCGCGCCGAACAACACGCAGGACGTGCTCGGCGTGCTCTGGCTCGACTCGGAGACGCTCGCGCAGTTCCAGCCGAAGGACCTCGAGCTCGTGGTCGCCGTGGCCCACCAGGCCTCGATGTTCATCGAGATCAACATCCTCGGAAAGAAGATCGAGAACGAGATCATCGCCCGCGAGCGCTTCTCGCGGCTGCTCTCGCCGAACATCGCCGAGCGCGTGATGAGCGGCCAGCTCGAGGTGCGCCTCGGCGGTCAGCGCGTCGATGAGTGCACGGTCTTCAACAGCGACATCCGCGGCTTCACCGCGATGAGCGAGAACACCCCGCCCGAAGAGCTCGTCGACATGCTGAACGAGTACTTCGAGCTCATGGTGGACACGATCTTCAAGTACGAGGGCACGCTCGACAAGTTCATGGGCGACGGGATCATGGCCATCTGGGGCGCGCCCGTGATCCACCCCGACGACGCGATCCGCAGCGTGCATTGCGCGCTGGAGATGGGCGAGGTGCTCGGCGACTTCAATCGGAGGCGCCTCGAGCGCGACCTCGCGCCGCTCGCGATCGGCATCGGCATTCACACGGGCCCGCTCGTCGCGGGCTACATCGGCAGCTCGAAGGCGCTCTCGTACACGGTCATCGGCGACACGGCGAACACCTCGGCGCGGCTTTGCTCGGTCGCGCTGGCGGGACAGATCGTGGTCAGCGAGATGACCCACGACAGGCTCGTGGGGCGCTTCGAGACGGAGGAGTTGCCCTCGGCGAAGGTGAAGGGCAAGGAGAAGCCGCTGCGCGTGTTCAACGTGATCCGGGCGGCGACGTCGGTGCAGGTCCCCGCGAACATCCTCGCGGAGCCGACGATCTCGGAGTGACCTCAACCTGCCATGTTCGTGCTGCCATTCGAGAAGCCGGTCGCGGATTTGGTCGAGAAGGTGAGGGCCCTGCGCGCGCTCGCCGCTTCCGATCGCAGGTTCGAACCCGAGCTCCTGCGCCTCGAAGAGAAGACGTCGCGGCTCGCGCGCGAGATCTTCGCGGACCTCACGCCGATCCAGAAGGTCCAGCTCTCGCGCCATGCGAACCGGCCCTACACGCTCGATTACGTGAAGCGGCTCTTCACCGGATGGGTTGAGCTCAAAGGAGATCGGCGCTTCGCCGAAGATCAGGCGATCGTCGCGGGGCTCGCGTCGTACCACGGCCGCAGCGTCGTCGTGGTCGGCCACCAGAAGGGCCGCGGCACGAAGGAGAACGTGAAGCGCAACTTCGGCATGCCCCACCCCGAGGGCTACCGGAAGGCGATTCGCATGTACGAGCTCGCCGACAAGTTCGGCCTGCCCGTGCTCACGTTCATCGACACGCCCGGCGCGTATCCCGGCATCGGCGCCGAGGAGCGCGGGCAGAGCGAGGCCATCGGCGCGGCGCTCGCGGCCATGGCGAGGGCGCGCGTGCCGATCCTGGCGACGATCATCGGCGAAGGCGGGTCGGGCGGCGCGCTCGCGCTTGGCGTGGCGAACCGCGTGCTCGTGATGGAGTTCGGTTGTTACTCGGTCATCTCGCCCGAGGGGTGCGCGGCGATCCTGTGGAACGACGGCACGCGCGCGGACGAGGCCGCGGCGCAGCTCAAGATCACGGCGCCGGAGCTCTTGCAGCTCGGCGTGGTCGACGCCGTCGTGGAGGAGCCGACGGGCGGCGCGCACCAGGACCACGAGGAGGCGGCGCGTCGGCTCGACGAGGCCTTGTGGCCGACGCTCATCTCGCTCGACGGCCTCTCGGGGGACGAGCTCGTCGACGATCGGTATCGTCGCTTCCGCGCGCTCGGCTCTTTCCTCGCCTGACCTTTCCCGCACGGCGGGCCGGCGCTATACGCCGCGGATGTGCATCAACAGGGAGCGGTCGTGACCGTACCCGTCGCCCTCGTCGGCTGCGGCGCGTGGGGCGAGAACCTGCTCCGTGTGCTTTGCGAGAGCCCGCGGGCCGATCTCGTCGCGGTCGCCGAGACGAGCGCGGCGCGGCGCGAGCTCGCGCGCGTGAAGGCGCCCTCCGCGGCGATCGTCGAGAGCCTGGAAGAGGCGATCGGGCTCGGCGCGCGCGCCGTGGTGATCGCGACGCCGCCGCGCTCGCATGCTTCGCTCGTGCTCACGGCGCTCGACGCGGGGCTCGACGTGCTCGTCGAGAAGCCGCTCGCGCTCTCGGCCGCGGACGCCGAGCGTTGCGCCTTGCGCGCGGCCTCGCTCGGGCGCGTGGCGATGGTGGGCCACCTCTTGCGGTATCACCCGGCCGTCGAGCGGCTCGTCGCGCTGGTGCACGAGGGCGCGCTCGGCACGGTCCGGCACCTTGCGGCCTCGCGCCTCTCCATTCGTGGGGATCGATCGGTGCCGGCGCTCTGGTCGCTCGGCCCGCATGATCTCTCGATCGTGCACGCGATCGAGCCGCTCCGGATCGAGTCGCTCGAAGCGACGAGCGGACCGGAGGGCGATCCGGTCGTGCTCGGCTTGCGGCTCGCGACCGGGTTTGACGCGCGGATCGAGCTCTCGCGCGTGCATGCGACGAAGGAGCGGCGGATCGTGGTCGTGGGCTCGTCCTCCGTGGCGATGCTCGACGACGTGCGGGCGCCGGATCGCATTTTTCTCTCCCGTTCACCGGTGAGCAGCGACGGGCTTTTCGAAGGGCCGACCGAGGAGATCCGCGTCCCGTGGCGTGAGCCGATGGCCGTGGAGATCGATCACTTCCTGCGTTGTGTGGAGGAGCGCCGCGCGCCGCGCACGCCGTTCGAGGAGGGCGTGGTCGTCGTGCGCGCGCTCGGGCAGGCCGAGCGGGTGCTCGGCGAGGCGGGCCTCAGGCCGGCTTCGCTTCGAGCCGAAGGATCGTGATCTCCGGCGCCGCGCCGAGCCGCACCGGCGGCCCCGTCGTACCGAGCCCCGGGCTCACGTAGAGCCACGCGTCGCCCTCGCGATAAAGGTCCGCGTGATAGCGATACACGCGGGCCGACAGATTGTACCGCGTCGAAAGAAATGGCACGGCGACCTGGCCCCAGTGCGTGTGGCCCGAGAGCACGAGCGAGGCGCCCCGCGCGGACAGATCCGGGAAGAGCTGCGGATCGTGGGCCAGCACCAAGAGCGGCGCGCCGTGATCGTGGCCGTCGAGCGCGCGGCGCACGTTCGCGCGGCGCGACCATGTGTCGTCGACGCCTGCGATCATGAGGCGCTCGCCGTCCCGCTCGATCGCCTTGCGTTCGTTCCGCAGCACGGCGATGCCGGCCTCGCGCAGCTTCCCCACGAGCGCCTCGCCGTCGCCGAAATAGTCGTGGTTGCCCATCACGGCGAGCACCCCGTCGCGGCTCTTCAACGAGCTCGCGAGTTCGGCAACCTCGCCGTGGAACGTGTTGCCGCTCGTGACGTAGTCGCCCGTGAGCGCGACGAGGTCGACGTCGAGCGTGCGGACGGTCTCCGCCCAGCGATCGGCGTGCTCGCGGGGGCAGAGCGCGCCGATGTGCAGGTCCGACAGGTGCGCGATGCGGTAGCCGTCGAAGGCGGGCGCGAGGCCGCGGATGGGCACGTCGATCGTGCGCACGCGGACCCAGCGGCGCCGCACGAGCACGCCCCAGCCGGCGAGCGCGAGCCCGAGCGCGTACGCGACGATCGCGAGCGAGCCCGACGTGGGCACGTGCGTCGCCGGCACGACGAAGCTCGCCAGCATCGCGAGGGCCAGGCTGACGAGCCACACCGGCAGCGCGGCCACGAGGGCGCACCAGTGCACGTAGTACGGCTCCTCGATGAGCAGGCGGCGCAGGCGTGGGACCGGACGATCGGCCGACGCGAGCTGGATTCGTCCTCGAAACGCAAAAGCGAGCAGCGCGCAGAGCACGAGCGTCAGGAGCCAAGGCGTTGGCGCATCGAGGCGCGCGAGGATCGCGTGTGTGGCCATGGCGAACGTCACGTGCAGCGCGATCGTCACGGCAAAGAGGACAGTCCAAAACCTTCGCATGACCCTCGGGGGCGCCAGGAAAATGGCTGCTTTACGTCGCCCGAAGCTTCATGCTAGCGCGCGAGTCCCAAGATCACAGGGAGCGAGCACGATGAGCGGCGATCCGAGGATCGAACCCACGATGGTCAAAGCCCCGCATGGGGCGCGGACCATGGAGATCGAGTGGGCCGACGGGCACAAGAGCGTGCTTCCGCACGAGATCTTGCGCGGGTACTGTCCTTGCGCGGTCTGCCAGGGGCACGGCGGCACCATCCACTTCGTGCCGGGCGGCGACCTCTCCCTCCGGGACATCCAGCAGGTCGGCAACTACGCCTTGCAGTTCACCTGGGGCGACCAGCACGACACGGGGATCTACTCCTTCCGTTACCTCCGTTCGCTCTGTCAGTGCGACGCGTGCAAGCCCACGTTCAGCCCGGGATCAGTGCCGTGAACCAAAAGACGAAGCCGGCGAAGAAGACACCCGCCGCAGGACCCAAGCCCAAGGCCGCGCCGGCCGACGGCAAAAAGAAGGCGCTCGATCCGAAGCAGATCGTGCATGCCGATTTCCTCGCCGCGGCCGCGCCGGGTTCGTCGCTCCCTGCGCCGACGATGGCCGAGATCGCCTTCGCGGGTCGATCGAACGTGGGCAAGTCGAGCCTCATCAACACGCTCGTCGAGCGCAAGGGCCTCGTGCGCACGGGGGCCACGCCCGGCGTCACGCGGCAGATCAACCTCTTCGAGGCGCGCGCGCGGGACGGCGCGACCTTCCACCTCATCGACCTGCCCGGCTACGGCTATGCCAAACGGTCGAAGGCCGAACGGACGGCGTGGGGGGACCTCATCGAGGGGTACCTGCGCGGCCGCATCACGCTCGCGGCCCTCGTCATCCTGGTCGACGCGCGTCGCGGCCTGGAGGAGGACGACCTCGAGCTCATCCAGTTCGTGGAGGAGGCGCGTGACGTCCAGCGTCGGCCGGTGGAGATCGTCATCGTCGCCACGAAGGCCGACAAGATCGGGCGTTCGGCGAGCCGAAGCGCGGTGGCGGCGATCGCGAAGAGCACCGGGCGCAAGGTGATCGGTTTCTCCTCGGTCACGGGCGAGGGCCGCGCGGAGCTGTGGGCGCTCCTGCGCAAGGTCACGCTCGGCACGCCCGAGGCGACGCCCGTCGTGAAGGACCAGGAGCCGGAGCCTGCTTGACGGCGCGCGTGTGCGTCCTGATCCACCCGTACGCGGCGTGCCCGCCCTTGGGAAGCGTGCCCAGCAGCACGGGAGCGTACGGCGATGCGCACCGTAAATCGGTTGACGTTCGGCCTGTGTGCTCCTTTCGTTAGGTGGCGATGACGGCGGGTGGGCGCCAGAGCCGGGCGGAGCGTGACGCGCTGGACGCGCGCGCCATGCGTCGCATCTGTGATGGGGACGACGACGCCATCGCGGAGATCTACGATCGTCACGCGAGCGTCGCGTACGGCCTCGCGCTCAAGATTGTGCGGGACGCGCTCGAAGCCGAGGACGTCGTGCACGACGCGTTCGTCGCGATCGTCGAGCGCGCCGATCAGTACCGCGCCGAGCGAGGCACCGTGGTCGCTTGGCTCGTCACCACGGTGCGAAACCTCGCCCTCGATCGCGCGCGGCGACGCACGCGGCGGGCGCAGATCACGGACGAAGAGCTGCGGCACGAGCCGAGCGAGCCTGTGATCGATCCTGAGTCGCGCTCGGTCCTCGACCTCGAACGCCGCGCGGTGCGGGCTGCGCTCGGCGGTTTGCCCGCGGCGCAACGCGCGACCCTGGAGACGGCGTTTTTCGAAGGGCTCAGTTATCCCGAGATCGCCGAGCGGGACGGCGTGCCGCTC
Protein-coding sequences here:
- a CDS encoding Gfo/Idh/MocA family protein, producing MTVPVALVGCGAWGENLLRVLCESPRADLVAVAETSAARRELARVKAPSAAIVESLEEAIGLGARAVVIATPPRSHASLVLTALDAGLDVLVEKPLALSAADAERCALRAASLGRVAMVGHLLRYHPAVERLVALVHEGALGTVRHLAASRLSIRGDRSVPALWSLGPHDLSIVHAIEPLRIESLEATSGPEGDPVVLGLRLATGFDARIELSRVHATKERRIVVVGSSSVAMLDDVRAPDRIFLSRSPVSSDGLFEGPTEEIRVPWREPMAVEIDHFLRCVEERRAPRTPFEEGVVVVRALGQAERVLGEAGLRPASLRAEGS
- a CDS encoding acetyl-CoA carboxylase carboxyltransferase subunit alpha; this encodes MFVLPFEKPVADLVEKVRALRALAASDRRFEPELLRLEEKTSRLAREIFADLTPIQKVQLSRHANRPYTLDYVKRLFTGWVELKGDRRFAEDQAIVAGLASYHGRSVVVVGHQKGRGTKENVKRNFGMPHPEGYRKAIRMYELADKFGLPVLTFIDTPGAYPGIGAEERGQSEAIGAALAAMARARVPILATIIGEGGSGGALALGVANRVLVMEFGCYSVISPEGCAAILWNDGTRADEAAAQLKITAPELLQLGVVDAVVEEPTGGAHQDHEEAARRLDEALWPTLISLDGLSGDELVDDRYRRFRALGSFLA
- a CDS encoding BMP family lipoprotein; this encodes MAERSPPAASRLTVVTLVVSLAAAASTLLPARAEEPRPEGPHANVRVGLVFDVGGRGDKSFNDAAYEGLSRAARELGVTTEVLEPSGSEDREAAMRLFGARGFDLVIGVGFIFSTDVNVVARDFPSTRFACIDYAPPMEGAMPPNVSGLRFREEEGSFLVGAVAGLMSKTGHVGFVGGMDIPLIRKFEAGYRAGVHEVCPRCEVHAAFAGTTPEAFRDPVKGKALANSEIAAGADIVYHAAGTTGHGVFEASRDMGVKAIGVDADQHDEMPGTVLTSMIKRGDVAVFDTIRDVAEGRFQAGLRTFGLAEGAVGYVDEGPHAAGIPEDTKQKVEALAQRVIRGEIKIPER
- a CDS encoding CdaR family protein, coding for MTAKDGLRENIRAALLDNIGLKILSLLCALGIYAFIHGAENAQRTFSVSVVTIMPPDSANRQLMTQIPNEVKVTLRGSRTQLDDLRSDDLGTLQLNLRSGRETNLDLKPSMFRVPTGVQIEEVQPPSIELRWDDVVEREIPVQIARTGDPAPTFAVKGVIGSEPKVARARGARSIVDVMQYARAAPFDVTGLTEGVYRRPLPLDKPPKLVSYDVESVIATVEIARELAKKEFANLRVEVVGLPRAVTTPPTVKVRLVGSNEDVNAVSPESLVPRVEPKSSGADVSKPGSVYLDVLLEVPHVKVVVDPPKVLVKW
- a CDS encoding adenylate/guanylate cyclase domain-containing protein, translated to MARLILQTAEGQQAIELRPVNSLGRHPNNSIQLLDKIVSKEHCIIELRGAQFYLRDLGSLNGTFVNNERVRGEAPLKHGDEIALGSTRGRFDDTPSPVAGAAGGLPPAPPPQPQPQAWAATPQPAPVAPSPLAQSAHVLPALPAAAQANRPPQGAFAPPPMPPRPPPQAGPVAPNLPPRPQGPGLPAPNPALGIPSANPNMTMMGKGSGAHTFITGPHSYVAQGTRIDLNDQARQIGTQIAAVEKGFLPFDRLASDLNQLRADYERLRLSHELARDIASERDTSKLLDKILASIIKFIKADRGVMFLRDDNNGELMPRASQRRDGTTAPISVSSTILNHVVKERAAVLTHDAAMDFAASKGKSMILNRISSAIVVPLVAPNNTQDVLGVLWLDSETLAQFQPKDLELVVAVAHQASMFIEINILGKKIENEIIARERFSRLLSPNIAERVMSGQLEVRLGGQRVDECTVFNSDIRGFTAMSENTPPEELVDMLNEYFELMVDTIFKYEGTLDKFMGDGIMAIWGAPVIHPDDAIRSVHCALEMGEVLGDFNRRRLERDLAPLAIGIGIHTGPLVAGYIGSSKALSYTVIGDTANTSARLCSVALAGQIVVSEMTHDRLVGRFETEELPSAKVKGKEKPLRVFNVIRAATSVQVPANILAEPTISE
- the glpK gene encoding glycerol kinase GlpK, translating into MAADLLLAIDQGTTGTTALVLDTAGTTRGRATREFPQHFPRPGLVEHEPEDIWQSVLESVEAALGSAGVKGDRIAAVGITNQRETTLVWQRATDKPIHRAIVWQDRRTADACARLREGGHEPAVKRTTGLVLDPYFSGTKLTWLLDNVEGARERAERGELAFGTVDSYLVWRLSGGAMGGSPVHATDVTNASRTLLMSLATLDWDDAMLELFRAPRSVLPKIVDSAGLIAKTLGFPHLPDGVPITGIAGDQQAALFGQACFDTGDAKCTYGTGAFVLVNIGAQPIASRFGLLTTVGWKVGSEVVFALEGSAFIAGAAVQWLRDGLGIIRSAAEIEPLAASVPSSEGVTFVPALSGLGAPYWDPDARGLIHGITRGTTKAHLARATLEGIALEVTDLLRAMCDDLGKPLGRMRVDGGAANNDLLMQYQADTAALTIERPIELESTARGAAMLAGVGAGLFSGMRDAARMSRVERTFEVGMPQEERNAHLARWADAVARARSSRA
- a CDS encoding UPF0158 family protein codes for the protein MPKPENPSTSGVVYRDIPIDWEALEDAFENNAPEVHSYLHLVTGDVLRVVDGVADPQMHARIAADPNYLRIDPVSSREQYRWMERFIPMVEDPELQGKLTQAIDGKGAFRRFKDVLMSYGPERERWFSFRSERLRIFMEAWLNAHALNPIARPVWVPEQPPSRTGAEGQPADAPVAPPVPSTRELREEPPRELRRGKSVETLRKNLRDIADALGPRDLDTLTAFAEFLKARRAARSFAHHYEGSHAHTEEEPAPASQEIVGGEARSASS